A part of Methanobacterium bryantii genomic DNA contains:
- a CDS encoding glycosyltransferase, giving the protein MKKEKISTDPLVSIVIPSLNSEKTIEKCLNGIKNQTYGNIEVIIVDAGSDDRTVEIANKWDVNVSEGNIKNRSKQTNIGVEMSKGEYIYRLDSDVVLSSNVVQECVEKCENGGCDAVSTYWGPDPSISFWAKIRKFEKDCYKYDSSRNVSRFYKKKVFEEIGGCNENMIFGEDYDIQNRIKTRNYKIGFVEAEGLHLGEPRTLKEVISKQYYYGQTMKEFLKENKSRGLVQVSPIRTSFLINWKKFVKNPFLTLSFLFYEIVYYSSTVAGYLRT; this is encoded by the coding sequence ATGAAAAAAGAAAAAATTTCCACTGATCCGCTGGTATCGATTGTTATACCTTCCCTAAATTCAGAAAAAACCATTGAAAAATGTTTAAATGGTATTAAAAATCAGACCTACGGCAACATTGAGGTTATAATAGTTGATGCGGGATCGGATGACAGGACAGTTGAAATAGCTAATAAATGGGATGTTAATGTGAGTGAAGGTAATATCAAAAACAGGTCAAAACAAACCAATATTGGTGTAGAAATGTCTAAAGGAGAATATATTTATAGATTAGACTCTGATGTAGTTTTATCCAGTAATGTGGTTCAAGAATGTGTGGAAAAATGTGAAAACGGTGGTTGTGATGCAGTATCAACTTATTGGGGTCCGGATCCAAGCATAAGCTTCTGGGCTAAAATTAGGAAATTTGAAAAAGATTGTTATAAATATGATTCCAGCAGGAATGTTTCCAGGTTTTATAAGAAAAAAGTGTTTGAGGAGATAGGTGGATGCAACGAAAATATGATTTTTGGCGAAGATTATGACATACAAAACCGAATAAAAACTCGAAATTATAAAATCGGTTTTGTAGAAGCTGAAGGTTTGCATTTAGGCGAACCCAGGACTCTGAAGGAAGTCATATCAAAACAGTACTATTACGGCCAGACAATGAAAGAATTTTTGAAAGAGAACAAATCTAGGGGATTAGTTCAGGTTTCCCCCATTAGAACATCATTTCTTATTAACTGGAAAAAATTTGTGAAAAATCCATTTTTAACCCTATCATTCCTTTTTTATGAGATAGTTTATTATTCTAGCACTGTGGCAGGTTATTTAAGAACATAA
- a CDS encoding DUF1972 domain-containing protein yields MKIAIVGSRGIPAKYGGFETFAQGLTENLVERGYEVSVSCEYESHHSRKNSYKGAALEYFPIKPPENYFLRKFYENLSDIYFLIKLSRKHELIYFLGIEVGMFFFIPLILSRKSKLIVNIDGVMWKRSKFNLLERWLLKLNHIMATIFAHKIIVDSQEMKNYVNKKYLDKTVYISYGIDTYGRIVRDNDFKEQIKRYTSLKITPGNYFLVVARMEPENNIQTIIEAFSQMNDSIPLLVVGDFTSSQYREKIESITVDMPSDVIFMGSIYDQKFLNMLRQNCRAYIHGHSVGGTNPSLLEAAVSRNIIIAHDNPFNREVCGKSAFYFKNSSELARKLELVYNYPETCQYLKNEVYQRVLNDYSWDKITENYISLFKQISQEDNELITTLEMDYERKRV; encoded by the coding sequence ATGAAAATTGCAATTGTAGGTTCAAGAGGTATACCTGCCAAATATGGGGGATTTGAAACATTTGCACAGGGATTAACTGAAAATCTGGTAGAAAGAGGATATGAAGTTTCGGTAAGCTGTGAATATGAATCCCATCACTCACGTAAAAATAGTTATAAGGGCGCAGCACTGGAATACTTTCCAATAAAACCACCTGAAAATTATTTTTTAAGGAAATTTTATGAGAATCTTTCGGATATATACTTTCTGATAAAATTAAGCCGAAAACATGAACTGATTTACTTCCTGGGTATAGAAGTAGGTATGTTTTTTTTCATTCCGTTGATTCTCAGTAGGAAGTCAAAGCTTATTGTAAACATAGATGGAGTCATGTGGAAGAGGAGTAAGTTCAATCTATTGGAGAGATGGCTTCTGAAATTAAATCATATTATGGCCACCATATTCGCGCATAAAATAATTGTCGATTCTCAAGAGATGAAAAATTATGTAAATAAAAAATATCTGGACAAAACAGTTTATATTTCATATGGGATCGACACGTATGGCCGTATTGTCAGGGACAACGACTTTAAAGAGCAGATTAAAAGGTATACTTCCTTGAAAATAACTCCTGGGAATTATTTTTTGGTAGTAGCCCGTATGGAGCCCGAAAACAATATTCAAACCATAATTGAGGCTTTTTCCCAGATGAATGATAGCATCCCTCTTTTGGTAGTGGGGGATTTCACCAGTTCCCAATATCGGGAAAAAATTGAGTCTATAACTGTCGATATGCCCTCGGATGTAATATTTATGGGGTCAATCTATGATCAAAAATTTTTAAACATGCTCAGGCAGAATTGTAGGGCTTATATTCACGGTCATTCGGTTGGGGGAACTAATCCTTCCCTTTTAGAGGCAGCAGTTTCTCGTAATATAATTATAGCCCATGATAATCCATTTAACCGTGAAGTTTGTGGGAAATCTGCATTTTATTTTAAAAACAGTTCTGAGCTTGCAAGAAAACTTGAACTCGTATATAACTATCCTGAAACATGTCAATATCTTAAGAATGAAGTCTATCAGCGCGTGTTAAATGATTACTCATGGGATAAGATCACCGAAAATTACATTTCCCTTTTCAAGCAAATTTCTCAGGAAGATAATGAATTAATCACAACTTTGGAGATGGATTATGAGCGAAAAAGAGTATGA
- a CDS encoding glycosyltransferase family 2 protein, protein MEDVTFLIPAYNEEKSIGTLLNNIKILYPNSKILVVDNNSEDKTPEIAKKAGVTVINEKKQGKGNAIRKGFEKVNSDYVVMMDADNTYDPKDASNLIKRLVEDKADLVLGSRLNGERKDGSISKLNLVGNHILSFVASLFYINISDVCTGYWAFKRKVIEYLLQTGIDSNGFELEAEMLAKVSKVNFRVFEVPINYNCRIDEPKLNSVKDGWRIFRTLLFYRS, encoded by the coding sequence ATGGAAGATGTAACATTTTTAATTCCTGCATATAATGAAGAAAAATCAATTGGGACTCTTTTGAATAATATCAAGATATTATATCCAAATTCAAAAATATTAGTAGTTGATAATAATTCGGAGGATAAAACTCCGGAAATTGCAAAGAAAGCTGGTGTAACAGTAATTAACGAAAAAAAGCAGGGAAAAGGTAATGCAATAAGAAAAGGTTTTGAAAAAGTTAATTCGGATTATGTTGTAATGATGGATGCAGATAATACATATGATCCTAAAGATGCTTCAAATCTTATAAAACGGTTAGTAGAAGATAAAGCAGATTTAGTTCTCGGGTCTCGGTTGAATGGTGAAAGAAAAGATGGTTCTATTAGTAAACTTAATTTAGTTGGTAATCATATCCTGAGTTTCGTTGCAAGTTTATTTTATATTAACATATCAGATGTCTGTACTGGATACTGGGCTTTTAAAAGAAAAGTTATAGAATATCTGTTGCAAACAGGTATAGATTCTAATGGATTTGAATTGGAGGCTGAAATGCTTGCAAAAGTTTCTAAAGTGAATTTTAGAGTTTTTGAAGTCCCTATTAATTACAACTGTAGGATAGATGAACCAAAATTGAACTCAGTAAAGGATGGATGGAGAATATTCAGGACGTTATTATTTTACAGGAGTTAA
- a CDS encoding MFS transporter: MNSTVSGKSIGKKRGLDYKWVVMINVIMSGLMSSINGSITLISLPAIFNGIHIDPLNSFQYLLWILMGYSLVTATLMLGFGRLSDIYGRVKLFKIGFLIFTVGSILLYLTPGTGDIGAIEIIAFRIIQAIGAAFLMANGSALLTDAFPVSERGKALGINMVAFMSGQFIGLLLGGILAIYDWRFVFLVSVPFGLLGTIWSFLKLKEISYRDPNTKIDIVGNIVFVASITSILLGITYGLMPYGNDAMGWHNPWVIVSMIIGFALLAVFPFIENRAENPMFRMDLFKIKMFSYANIAGFLNAMGRGGMMFMLIILLQGIWLPLHGYSYESTPFWAGVYMLPLTLGVVVMGPISGMLSDKYGPRWIATFGMVISAAAFLVLAALPYDFGYLEFGAAIFMMGIGQGMFSSPNTASIMNSVSPKDRGVASGMITTVIMTAFTASMAMFFTIVIVGITQKFPGAMTSSLASIGAVQLAPVLSSIPPTGALFSAFLGFNPVSTILSALPTQFVSSIPQSTLTILTGTTWFPQTLAEAFMPALRMSFYIGAAFCAIGAVLSGLRGANYVHKMQVVDVESNLGLEPDVMDIEEK; the protein is encoded by the coding sequence TTGAACAGTACAGTTTCAGGCAAAAGTATAGGAAAAAAACGTGGGCTTGATTATAAATGGGTCGTAATGATCAACGTTATAATGTCAGGGTTAATGAGCTCAATTAATGGAAGTATAACTTTAATTTCATTACCTGCCATTTTCAATGGTATTCATATTGACCCCCTCAATTCATTCCAGTATCTCCTGTGGATACTGATGGGATACAGTCTGGTAACAGCAACATTAATGCTTGGTTTCGGGCGTTTGTCGGATATTTATGGTAGGGTAAAGCTGTTTAAGATTGGATTTTTAATATTTACAGTTGGTTCTATCCTTCTCTATTTAACTCCAGGAACAGGTGACATTGGCGCTATAGAAATTATTGCATTCAGGATTATTCAGGCAATAGGCGCTGCATTCTTAATGGCGAATGGTTCAGCATTATTAACTGATGCCTTCCCTGTCAGCGAGAGAGGTAAAGCATTGGGTATCAACATGGTTGCATTCATGTCAGGACAGTTTATTGGGCTGCTGCTTGGCGGTATTCTTGCAATATATGACTGGAGATTTGTTTTCCTGGTCAGCGTGCCCTTTGGACTATTGGGTACCATCTGGTCGTTCCTTAAACTTAAGGAGATATCATACAGGGATCCAAATACAAAAATCGATATTGTAGGTAATATAGTCTTTGTTGCCTCAATAACAAGCATATTACTTGGAATAACCTATGGTTTAATGCCTTATGGTAATGACGCTATGGGCTGGCATAATCCATGGGTAATTGTATCAATGATTATAGGATTTGCACTGCTTGCGGTGTTCCCATTCATTGAAAACCGTGCAGAAAACCCAATGTTTAGAATGGACCTCTTCAAAATAAAGATGTTCAGCTATGCTAATATAGCTGGTTTCCTGAATGCTATGGGTAGAGGAGGAATGATGTTCATGTTGATTATCCTTTTACAGGGTATTTGGCTGCCTCTTCATGGCTACAGCTATGAATCAACTCCGTTTTGGGCTGGTGTGTACATGCTGCCTCTTACTTTGGGAGTTGTAGTAATGGGGCCTATTTCTGGAATGCTCTCTGATAAATACGGCCCAAGGTGGATTGCAACTTTTGGAATGGTTATTTCAGCAGCTGCATTTTTGGTACTTGCAGCACTTCCATATGACTTCGGTTACCTTGAATTTGGCGCAGCAATATTCATGATGGGTATAGGACAGGGAATGTTTAGTTCACCAAACACTGCATCCATAATGAATTCTGTATCACCAAAAGACAGGGGAGTTGCCTCAGGTATGATAACAACGGTAATAATGACTGCATTTACTGCAAGTATGGCTATGTTCTTCACCATAGTTATTGTAGGAATCACTCAGAAGTTCCCTGGTGCTATGACATCTTCACTGGCAAGTATTGGTGCAGTACAGCTAGCTCCAGTTTTAAGCAGCATTCCACCGACAGGTGCTCTGTTTTCAGCATTCCTGGGTTTTAACCCTGTAAGCACAATACTCAGCGCATTGCCAACTCAGTTTGTATCTTCCATACCTCAAAGTACTTTGACGATACTTACAGGCACTACATGGTTCCCACAAACACTTGCAGAGGCATTTATGCCTGCTCTTAGAATGTCATTTTATATAGGTGCAGCATTCTGTGCTATAGGGGCTGTATTATCCGGGCTCCGTGGAGCCAATTATGTGCATAAAATGCAGGTAGTTGATGTAGAGTCTAATTTGGGCCTAGAGCCAGATGTAATGGATATTGAAGAAAAATAG
- a CDS encoding AbrB/MazE/SpoVT family DNA-binding domain-containing protein yields the protein MNHKSNRKCVLSTAKVGERGQIVIPKCIRELFDIQSGDTLVVRGLEGKGILIMKAEDLLAKADTMKDIALQIVENKDYGDIDNKKDE from the coding sequence ATGAATCATAAAAGTAACAGAAAATGTGTTCTCAGCACGGCTAAAGTAGGTGAACGGGGTCAAATCGTAATTCCCAAATGTATTAGGGAATTATTCGATATACAAAGCGGAGATACTCTAGTTGTGCGGGGACTTGAAGGCAAAGGAATCTTAATTATGAAAGCGGAAGATTTGCTTGCAAAAGCAGATACAATGAAAGATATCGCCCTTCAAATAGTTGAAAATAAAGATTATGGAGATATAGATAATAAAAAAGATGAATAG
- a CDS encoding Hsp20/alpha crystallin family protein produces MHDRRYRKRTILDRKGLIERMLEDTSRTIDSMKQDLERSVVDYTFVPGKDIIETDESVIVHVDLPGINKEDIELNLTETKLKVKADFNIELEVEHGNYITLHDRKSGVMRRTVRFPKKVIPNEAEATFEHGVLTVEAPKLEKEESFSVKIK; encoded by the coding sequence ATGCATGATAGAAGATATAGAAAAAGGACTATTTTAGATAGGAAAGGTTTAATTGAAAGAATGCTTGAAGACACATCCCGAACAATTGACAGTATGAAGCAGGACCTTGAAAGGTCAGTTGTTGATTACACATTCGTCCCAGGGAAGGATATAATTGAAACTGACGAAAGTGTAATTGTACATGTGGACCTGCCAGGCATCAATAAAGAAGATATCGAATTAAACCTGACTGAAACCAAATTGAAAGTTAAAGCAGACTTCAATATTGAACTTGAAGTGGAACATGGAAATTATATAACCCTCCATGATAGGAAATCTGGTGTCATGAGGAGGACTGTGAGGTTCCCTAAAAAGGTGATACCTAATGAAGCGGAAGCTACTTTTGAACATGGTGTTTTAACTGTTGAAGCTCCAAAATTAGAAAAAGAAGAAAGTTTCAGCGTGAAAATTAAATAA
- a CDS encoding metal-dependent hydrolase, which yields MPDWITHLLAAWMICTILSFKYKQINPAYTVVCMAGALIPDLFKVVIPLGFMGFKMENYLMPVHLPIGSLIIACIFTLFFKENRKLVLSLLVLGVMTHYALDLLLINLGGGMALLFPLSWTKWTLNIIPDDDLNITILAVGLTMVVYVVSSWVRRRSGSGKI from the coding sequence ATGCCGGACTGGATTACACACCTGCTGGCTGCATGGATGATCTGCACGATCCTGAGCTTTAAATACAAGCAGATTAACCCTGCTTATACTGTGGTGTGCATGGCAGGGGCTCTCATACCTGACCTGTTCAAAGTGGTGATACCCCTGGGATTTATGGGCTTTAAAATGGAAAATTATTTAATGCCAGTTCACCTGCCAATAGGTTCCCTGATCATTGCATGCATATTCACCCTCTTTTTTAAGGAAAATAGAAAATTAGTCCTGTCGCTTCTGGTGCTGGGGGTTATGACCCATTACGCACTTGACCTACTCCTAATTAATTTAGGCGGAGGTATGGCACTGCTGTTCCCCTTGTCATGGACTAAATGGACCCTTAACATTATACCCGACGATGATTTAAATATCACCATACTTGCAGTAGGGCTTACCATGGTTGTTTATGTTGTTAGTTCCTGGGTTAGAAGAAGGAGTGGTTCAGGTAAAATTTAA